One part of the Rhodococcus oxybenzonivorans genome encodes these proteins:
- a CDS encoding serine/threonine-protein kinase — MADDRWATQREPDIAAELSAAGFDDAVEIGRGGFGVVYRCLHDAVDRTVAVKVLTTDLDHENLARFVREQRAMGRMSGHPNIVDLYQVGVTRSNRPFLVMPYHEHGSLDAQIRSTGPIGWEPTVRLGIKIAGALETAHRAGTLHRDVKPANILLTEYDEPQLTDFGIARVSGGFETASGSITGSPAFTAPEVLEGRPPTAASDVYSLGSTLFCALTGHAAFERLSGEQVVAQFLRISSQPIPDLRESGIPEDVCATLERAMARAVENRFDSAAAFGNELRAVERRHDMAVDRMQVPPKRSPLPDRGAESTGTAQWRPPEAAPRSRPRPYRVQAPRTPPSPLTKFRPPTTSRKLVWRHRLLDTLRAGQGRRLTLVHGPAGFGKSSLVAQWREELVSQGVSVAWLTVDRDDDNVVWFLSHLVEAIQRVRAELVGDLGQSLEEQGQATERFVLTSLINRLHESGEPLVAVIDDWHRVSAPESIAVMEFLLDNACHHLQIIVASRTRSGLPLSRMRVRDELLEIDSAALGFDSSESRQFFTDRMQIPPTDSEVEELRATTDGWIAALQLASLSLRESEGPETLLGQLRAGTDALGEYLAENVLDALEPDFLDFVLATAVPDRVCGELASALTGVPDGTAKLDQVVARDLFLTRTVEDRRWYRYHHLFAQILRQRLERDHPDRIAALHRRAAAWFRERHLLGEALDHTLSAGDRTAAVRLLENDSLYLLDRSQMSTLLGLIAKLPPDLVLSSPRLQLTIGWANTELQQLDVATKARHRTLELLNTLDLPDDQRARLKVEADVLQADTTITADRAAGVKDLVAHCLAHAHEHHPFVVSMAALIDTIVDTYEFRFSDAYDRQVWATPYHQKATGPYAVAYGYCFAGMARAEQLDIAGASELYHRAFNLVRDAGNTQSQHARLTRVLLAEDLYQQDRIDEAAELLDETSDAAALGGASDFMIRHYCSSARIRSIRGDHDGAAAQLDQGIRTANKYSLPRLRAAVDCERARLGYPPRSGVVPLTRRSRQEPADGIERVTAEMENEATILLLLRSGDPEQLSFACDLAENWVHALAGTGRELARLGATRLLAACFWAAGRKEEAKQTLIPVVAQCERHGLIRFLLDSGPHVVSVLRELREQLNEGGAAMHPDVVLPFIDTVLHSALTRP; from the coding sequence ATGGCGGACGACCGGTGGGCCACTCAGCGCGAGCCGGATATCGCGGCCGAACTGTCTGCCGCTGGTTTCGACGACGCTGTGGAGATCGGACGGGGTGGGTTCGGGGTCGTTTACCGCTGCCTACACGACGCGGTAGACCGCACGGTCGCCGTCAAAGTTCTGACAACAGACCTCGACCACGAGAACCTCGCCCGCTTCGTGCGCGAACAACGAGCAATGGGTCGGATGTCCGGACATCCCAACATCGTCGACCTGTATCAGGTAGGGGTTACACGGAGCAACCGTCCCTTTCTGGTCATGCCCTACCATGAGCACGGCTCCTTGGACGCGCAGATCCGCAGTACCGGCCCTATCGGATGGGAACCGACCGTTCGGCTCGGGATAAAGATCGCCGGCGCTCTCGAGACCGCCCACCGCGCCGGTACCTTGCACCGGGATGTCAAACCAGCGAATATCCTGCTGACCGAGTACGACGAGCCGCAGCTTACAGACTTCGGTATCGCACGAGTTTCCGGAGGCTTCGAAACCGCCTCTGGGTCGATCACCGGTTCCCCCGCCTTCACCGCGCCCGAGGTCCTCGAAGGCCGACCGCCGACCGCCGCGTCAGACGTATACAGTCTCGGATCGACTCTGTTTTGCGCGCTCACCGGGCACGCCGCGTTCGAGCGACTCAGTGGTGAACAAGTCGTTGCACAATTTCTCCGTATCTCCTCGCAGCCGATCCCGGATCTGCGAGAGTCCGGAATACCAGAGGACGTGTGCGCGACGTTGGAACGGGCGATGGCCCGCGCCGTGGAGAATCGGTTCGACAGCGCCGCCGCTTTCGGCAACGAACTTCGCGCCGTGGAGCGCAGGCATGACATGGCTGTCGATCGAATGCAGGTACCACCGAAACGTTCCCCTCTCCCGGACAGAGGCGCGGAGTCCACCGGAACGGCACAATGGCGACCTCCAGAAGCCGCACCACGGTCTCGTCCGCGCCCCTACAGGGTGCAAGCGCCACGAACGCCCCCTTCCCCGCTGACCAAGTTTCGTCCACCCACGACGTCCCGAAAACTGGTGTGGCGCCACCGCTTGCTCGACACACTGCGCGCCGGCCAGGGCCGCAGACTCACCCTCGTCCACGGACCGGCAGGATTCGGCAAGAGCAGCCTGGTTGCACAGTGGCGGGAGGAACTCGTTTCCCAGGGAGTGTCAGTGGCATGGCTGACCGTCGACCGTGACGATGACAATGTGGTCTGGTTTCTGTCGCATCTAGTCGAAGCGATCCAGAGGGTTCGCGCCGAGTTGGTCGGCGATCTCGGTCAATCACTCGAAGAACAGGGGCAAGCAACTGAACGTTTCGTGCTCACTTCCCTGATCAACCGACTACACGAGAGCGGGGAACCGCTCGTCGCCGTGATCGACGACTGGCATCGGGTCTCCGCGCCCGAATCTATCGCGGTGATGGAGTTTCTTCTCGACAACGCCTGCCACCACCTTCAGATCATCGTGGCCAGCCGTACCCGGTCGGGGTTACCGCTCAGCCGAATGCGGGTTCGCGACGAACTACTGGAAATCGACTCCGCAGCACTGGGTTTCGATTCTTCCGAGTCAAGGCAGTTTTTCACCGACCGAATGCAGATACCTCCGACCGATTCCGAAGTCGAGGAGTTGCGAGCCACGACGGATGGATGGATCGCGGCGCTACAGCTGGCATCGCTGTCGCTGCGGGAATCCGAGGGCCCGGAGACCTTGTTGGGCCAGTTGCGCGCCGGGACCGACGCACTCGGCGAGTATCTCGCCGAGAACGTACTCGACGCCCTCGAACCCGACTTCCTCGACTTCGTCCTCGCGACCGCAGTACCGGACCGGGTCTGCGGAGAACTCGCTTCAGCTCTCACAGGCGTCCCCGATGGGACGGCGAAGCTCGATCAGGTCGTCGCTCGTGACCTCTTTCTCACCCGAACAGTGGAGGACCGCAGATGGTACCGCTACCACCACCTGTTTGCGCAGATTCTGCGACAGCGCCTCGAGCGTGACCATCCAGATCGGATCGCGGCACTGCATCGCAGGGCGGCCGCGTGGTTCCGTGAGCGGCACCTACTCGGCGAGGCGCTCGATCACACCCTTTCTGCCGGTGACCGAACTGCAGCAGTCCGACTGCTCGAGAACGACAGCTTGTACCTACTCGATCGGTCCCAGATGTCCACGCTCCTCGGCCTGATTGCCAAGCTGCCGCCCGATCTGGTGTTGTCCAGTCCGCGCCTGCAGCTGACGATCGGCTGGGCGAACACTGAACTACAGCAACTCGACGTTGCAACGAAGGCCCGACACCGGACGCTCGAGCTCCTGAACACACTCGACCTCCCCGACGACCAACGCGCCCGGCTGAAGGTGGAAGCCGATGTGCTGCAGGCTGATACCACCATCACCGCTGACCGCGCAGCCGGTGTCAAAGATCTCGTCGCTCACTGCCTGGCCCATGCCCACGAGCACCACCCCTTCGTCGTGTCGATGGCGGCACTCATCGACACCATCGTCGATACCTACGAGTTTCGATTCAGTGATGCCTACGACAGGCAAGTGTGGGCGACTCCATACCACCAGAAGGCCACCGGACCCTACGCCGTTGCCTACGGATACTGTTTCGCCGGTATGGCCCGGGCCGAACAACTCGACATCGCCGGGGCGAGCGAGTTGTATCACCGAGCATTCAATCTCGTACGGGACGCCGGCAACACCCAATCCCAGCACGCGCGACTCACCCGGGTGCTGCTCGCCGAGGATCTCTACCAGCAAGACCGAATCGACGAGGCTGCAGAACTATTGGACGAAACCAGCGACGCAGCGGCACTGGGTGGCGCATCGGACTTCATGATCCGGCACTACTGCTCGAGTGCCCGAATCAGGTCCATACGCGGCGACCATGACGGCGCGGCCGCCCAGCTCGATCAAGGCATCCGGACCGCCAACAAATACTCACTCCCCCGGCTGCGGGCTGCGGTGGATTGTGAACGTGCCCGACTGGGGTATCCGCCTCGCTCCGGTGTCGTGCCCCTCACCCGCCGATCGCGTCAGGAGCCTGCAGACGGAATCGAACGGGTCACCGCCGAGATGGAGAACGAGGCCACTATCTTGCTGTTGCTTCGCAGCGGTGATCCTGAGCAGCTCAGCTTCGCATGCGACTTGGCTGAGAATTGGGTACATGCACTCGCCGGAACCGGACGTGAGCTTGCGCGACTCGGAGCCACTCGACTGCTGGCAGCCTGCTTCTGGGCAGCCGGCCGGAAGGAGGAGGCCAAGCAGACGCTGATTCCTGTTGTGGCCCAATGTGAGCGGCACGGGTTGATACGCTTCCTCCTCGACAGCGGACCCCATGTCGTTTCGGTTCTCAGAGAATTGCGTGAGCAGTTGAACGAGGGCGGGGCTGCCATGCATCCGGACGTGGTGCTGCCCTTCATAGACACCGTGCTCCACAGTGCGCTAACGCGCCCGTGA